Part of the Phacochoerus africanus isolate WHEZ1 chromosome 8, ROS_Pafr_v1, whole genome shotgun sequence genome is shown below.
ACACTCTGAAGGTGCCAATTACCATCAGGATTTAGGAAACTATTTAAGTAGAAGTGTCATAAAGTGATTAGTGTTGAAAAGatgacctaggagttcctgtcatggctcagtgtttaatgaatctgactggcatccgggaggatgcaggttcaatccctagccttgcttagtaggttaaggatccggcattcgggtgagctgtggtgtaggtgcagacgcaGATTCGGATGCtacttttctgtgtctgtggggtaGTCCGGCAGCTCCatcttgggtttgacccctagtctgggaacctccatatgccatgggtgtggccctaaaaaaaaaaaagaaaaaggtttaccTGAAAACTCTTAcctactatgaacaactgtatgccaacacaCCGAAAGATAGATGCAGAAAGAGATctcatagttttttattttaaaacggTAGtcacgggagttcccttcatggctcagcagttaaggaagctggctggcatccatgaggacgcaggttggatccctgggcttgctcggtgggttaaggatctggtgttgccaggagctgtggtgtaggtggcagatgccgcttggattccacgagctgtgtctgtggtgtagactggcggctatagctcgaattggacccctagcctgggaacctccctgtgccgggggtgtggccctaaaaagacaataaacaagacaaaatgaaacaagTATAGTCATGAATCAGGTACAAGACTAAAGTCCTTAGTTTATAAGTAATCATTTGAAGAAATTAGGTGTACTTGCTCATGTCTTTTGTCATTTGTTAAGAAGCTGTTTAGCGATCTGTATGTGCCCTTGGCAAGTAATTTTAAGGAGGCTTTGGAAGAGAAAAGTTTTTCTATCAGCTTGTGTTTCAAGaggcctctttttttccttcagttttaggTTCTGCTGATTGCCATAACTTGAGTTAATACGGGTTGTGTTTACATGTCAAAGACATGATAAGCTTTATACCTCTtgaggacaaagaaggacaatcTACAGTTTTTCTATGAGACTCAGTATTTCTGTCTATTATTACAACTCTTAGGCTcatgagtatttttttcctttgaaggtaCAGAAAACCTTTCTTCTCAATCCCTGCTCTTTTATATCATCTGGAAGCATTTAGAGTGGAACCATAGCTTAAAGAATGCATAAACTGTGAACTCCGTGAGCCACGCAGAGATAGAGTCAGTTGCATATGTATGAACTTAATAAATACATGACACTTGTATTGTCATTGCTATGGATGGTGGTGTTTCTTTGGGAGCAAAAGCTCAGTTTGTCTTGTGTCCCTGTCTGTGGTAGTGAACGAATTTCACAAGTGTCATACATTGAAGGAGACGAATGGATAAGCAGCTGATCATTGTAAATATGCATGTGATTTACATGTTAGCGATCGTTTTAGGTAAGATTGAATTCCACTCTAAAGAAAGAAGCACCTAGATACTCTGGAGTCGTGGCTCATGAGAATATAGGGACTTAGAGCAGGGAAACAGGCAGCAATGAGCTTAGAAGTGTTCTTCAGCCAGAAACTGGGATTGTTAAAAATGGCCACACAGCTGTGTAAGACAGAAGAGAGTGTCCACAAGGAAACAAAGCAGCACACCAGGACGAGGATGCTTTGGGTAGCTGTGGTCTCAGGGGAGGGCCTAGCAGACTGGTCGTGCCTATGAATGTATCGGACCCGCTGCTTGTGCCTGTGCAGGATAAGAACCATGGAACCACTGGAGCCGACCATCAGCCCCAAACGGAAGCCATCACGGAATGAAACCAATGACACATAGATTTTCTCTGCCATACTGCTATAACCTACTGAAAAACAGTAGATGTGATCTATGTGCCTTATACTGGTTGTGTTGTTCAATCTGTCAGTTGTATAAAGAGGGACCGAAATATTGAGCATCGTGTTCAAGACCCAGCAGAGGATACTGAAGGTGCCCAGGTACCTGGGAGCTTTTCCCTGAAGCTGTGCCCACCTGGAGTCCCTGGGACTGATCATGATCACCTGAAAGACACTCAAGATGCAGGTGGTGCCAATGGACACATCCCTGCTCACTTTCTGAATGTAAAAAAGAAGTCTGCATCCAAAATCATTGAGGAAGTGTTTCGACCCCAAAGCTGCCAGTGTTTCAGGGATTCCTTTGGAAAGCAGAACTAAGAGGTTGGCCAAAGTCATGTGCTTGAGAATCAGATCTGTGGACCTGGAGGTGCCTCCTGTGaggtaaaggaagagaaaacagtaaAGGAGAGAGCAATTCCCCAGGAGGCCTGCTGTGGTCTGTAACAAAAAGATCATTCCTATTGCCCAGTCCTTGGTGTCCATTCTGTCACATCCCGGGGATGAGCTTCTTGTTCTGAGCCAGAGAATCCTGTGTGGGGATATGAGGCAGAACTCTGTCGATCCCATCAATGGACCTTGGCCTTCTTCAGGCACAGGCTTCCCTTTCATTCGTTCCCACTGAAAAATAGTTATATATAGCTCTTCCCTTTCAACAGGTGTCTGAGAGTTGAATGTGTAACAGTGAAAGATCTTCACAAACTATGGATCAGCATATAAGAAACGTGCATAGAACACACCTTGTCCTGCGAACACAGTTAGATGTATGTTCTATTCCAGTTACGTTATTACACACTGATATTTCAAGTGTCCTTGTGCAGGGTGTGGCACGGACTCCAGCGACTCCTGTGACAGGTGTTACTCCATTCCTGTCATAAAAGCACCTTAACCTGCCCTTTGCCAAACCAACCAAAAGCGTcgagtgcatttttattttatttat
Proteins encoded:
- the LOC125133258 gene encoding vomeronasal type-1 receptor 4-like — translated: MGTFHILCWTLNMILNILLPLYVTNNINKTINMRYGDHIYGYSVVYSSVTEKIDVPLEKALTMVIRPGDIFSQEKTCMLETHHLTIFHPLTPNLGGTSRSTDLILKHMTLANLLVLLSKGIPETLAALGSKHFLNDFGCRLLFYIQKVSRDVSIGTTCILSVFQVIMISPRDSRWAQLQGKAPRYLGTFSILCWVLNTMLNISVPLYTTDRLNNTTSIRHIDHIYCFSVGYSSMAEKIYVSLVSFRDGFRLGLMVGSSGSMVLILHRHKQRVRYIHRHDQSARPSPETTATQSILVLVCCFVSLWTLSSVLHSCVAIFNNPSFWLKNTSKLIAACFPALSPYILMSHDSRVSRCFFL